A window of Streptomyces sp. NBC_01241 genomic DNA:
AAGAAGCCCCCCGGCGACGACACCAACACCGGCGACAAAAAGCCCCCCGGCGACGACACCAACACCGGCGACAAGAAGCCCCCCGGCGACGACACCAACACCGGTGACAAGCCGCCGGGGTCGGGCATCACCGGGCCACCGAAGACCGAATCCAACGTCCCGCCCCCGCCGCCGCAGTCGAAGACGACCGGTCCCCCGCAGACCAACTCGGGGGACGGCGCCGGCAACACGCTGCTCGACAAGAACAACCAGCCGATCAAGGACTCGAAGGGCAACACCCCCGACATCCCGCCCGGGTCGCACATAGACCCCAAAACGGGCCAGATCATCGGGCCGGACGGCAAGCCGGTGCTGGGCGCCGACAAGAAGCCCCTCATCGCTCCGCCGAACACCCACATCGGCCCCGGTACGACGACCGGCAACAGCAACAGCAACAGCAAGAGCAGCCAGCAGCAGCTGAAGGAGCAGCAGGAGCTGGCGGAGAAGCAGATCAAGCAGCAGAAGGTCAACCAGCAGCAGCAGCTGAAGGACCAACAGGAACTGCAGGAGAAGCAGCTCAAGCAGCAGCAGCTCAACCAGCAGCAGCAGTTGAAGCAGCGCAAGGCGCAGGAGGCCCAGGAGGTCGAGCAGGAGAAGGCCTACCAGAAGGCCCTCTCCCAGATTCGCGGTGACGCTCGTACCGAGAGCAGCGGCAACGGGTACGGGAACAAGACCGGAGGCGGCGGCAAGAACAAGCTGAACCTGGAGGAGCTGCCGCCCCGGGTCAACGAGCGGCTCCCCAACAGCCGGAGCATCGGCGACCCCAAGACCTCGGTCTCGGAGCGCGTCCGGACCCGCACCTCGGCCAACGAGCCCAATCTGGCCGCGGAGGAGTCCGCGGTCAGGCAGTCCTCCGCGATGAACCGCACGTCGTCCAACGGCCAGCCGATGATGCCTCCCATGGGTGGCGGAGGCGGCGGCGGGGGCGGCGAGCGGGACCGTGAGCGCCGCACCTGGCTGGCAGAGGACGAAGAGACCTGGGGCACCTCCCAGGCAGCAGCACCGGGAGTGATCGGCTGATGGGTAACGGATTCCAGGAACAGCTCGACGAGATGATGGGAAAGCTCGCGGAGCACCGCGATTCCCTCCTCGCGACCCAGCGGGAGCTGGCCAAGTACACGGTCACCGTGCAGTCGAAGGACCGGATGCTGACGGTCGTCGCCGGCGCCCAGGGCGACGTGCGGGAGATCAAGTTCCATACGGACGCGTACCGCGACATGGCGCCCGCCGAGCTGGGCGCGGCCCTGGTCGATGTCATCGGCAAGGCCAGGGAGCAGGCCGGGCAGAAGGTCCGCGAGACCATGTCGCCGTTCCAGGGGGCGGGCGCCGCCATGCGCAAGTCGATGACGGGCGGCAGCGAATTCGACGACCTGATGGGCCCGTTGCGGGAGATGTGGCCGGGCCCCGAGGGGCCGGGCGGCACACCGGGCGCCGGACGGAACGGCACGGGCAAGGGGAAGGGCGGTACCTCGGATGGCTGAGAAGATCACCACCATCGACCAGCTCAAGCAGCAGTTCGCCCAGTACCCACAGATCGGGGAGCTGATCAAGCAGATCGGCGACTACCTGGCCCAGATCGACAAGATCAATATCGATGGCGGCGGCCAGGACGACGAGATCGCCAAGCAGTACCACGAGACCATCGACCCCGGTATGAAGCACCTGCACGACCTGCTGACCCTGCTCAAGACCCTGGTCGAACAGGTCGGGTACTCGGGATCCGACGTGATGGCCCTGTTCGACCGGGTCGAGGACGAAGCCAAGTCACTCGCGACCAGTTGGTCGAACGACTCCAAGTGATGAGAACCCACGGATGCTGACGCCCTCCCCCGCGATCGAGTGGATCATGCATGCCCTCACGGGCATGAAGTGGCCACAGGCCAACGAGGACGAGCTCCGCAACGCAGCGGATCTCTACGACTCCGTGGGCAACGACTACAAGCAGCTCGACGACCAGCTCGTACAGCTGCTCCAGAGCATCCAGCAGAACTTCGAGGGCGACGCGGCCACCGCGTTCCTCAATCTGGGCCAGGTCATCGCGGGCGGCAAGGACTCGTTCCTCGATGCGGCGGCGGAGCAGTCCCAGCAAATGGCGAAGACCGCCCGGGACACCGCGACCCAGGCCGAGTACACGAAATGGATGATGCTCGCCCAGCTCATCGAGCTGCTGGCCGAGTTCATGTACGCCATGGCGTTCTCGTGGGTGCCCGGCTTCGGTGAGGCACTGCTGGAGGGGCTGAGCTGGCGCACGCTCTTCACCCGGGTGTTCCTCAAGATGCTGATCAAGGAGCTGCTCAAGAGGATCGCCCAGCACGTCGCCCTCGGGGTCGGCATGGGTATCGCGATGGACCGCATCATCCAGATGGTCCAGATAGGCCAGGGCAACCGGGACAAGTTCGACAACAAGCTGCTGCTGGACGCGATCAAGTTCGGCGCGATCCAGGGCCTGGTCACCGGGCCGCTCAGCCTGCTCGCCCCGGGGATCGGCAAGTGGCTGGGCAACAAGCTCGGCAAGGGTCTGTCGAAGCTCCTCACCACGGAGCTGAAGACGCTCTTCAAGACCCTGG
This region includes:
- a CDS encoding YbaB/EbfC family nucleoid-associated protein; protein product: MGNGFQEQLDEMMGKLAEHRDSLLATQRELAKYTVTVQSKDRMLTVVAGAQGDVREIKFHTDAYRDMAPAELGAALVDVIGKAREQAGQKVRETMSPFQGAGAAMRKSMTGGSEFDDLMGPLREMWPGPEGPGGTPGAGRNGTGKGKGGTSDG